The Danio aesculapii chromosome 11, fDanAes4.1, whole genome shotgun sequence region acacttaggccccgtttacactaggcAGGGCTCGTATAAGATTCTAgttgtatgataaccttggataaaaatatcacggtttcacggtatcacagcattatgattactgctgtaaaatatattctttttaaatgtctgggtaaaaaaacaatactttttttcccctttaaaaacaatatatttaattttttgaaagatttttaatattttagagcagtaaacaatctaaataatatcaatctaaataattcaaatgaatcattgactcttgctgtcttcattagtttcaaaaacacagatttctttacaactcaAAACGccatcactggatattttttctgctgcagttactgtaaaaataatgtaaataaaaaatattacacatacctAAGGAACGGTATTACAGCAAATGTTGGgggttttaaaacattgacttttccaaaccgtggtatatcatgaaaacggttatcatcccatgcctagctTACACTAATacatagaacaaaaatgatccacgtccacactggcgtttcacctagcatttctgaaaagccatCCTTcaacactataccgctgaaaacgcacatcacatgaccacacacacacactgcagtgtatgcacatgtctgagctccagcaatcAGCggttgctttgagcacaaaaccccagagagcagtgcatgtgGGACAGTTTAtcaggatgtaccgctggatggcgtctcactaaaGTTGTTAATCGTGATATTGAATTAATCTTtcctctatctaacgactcttctgtcttatgaatctatcaggtaacgtgtcacagcgtcagtacactgctttaatctttcgctttcacgcttgtacttagtgattttagtgtaaacctcaggatactgttggttgtgcacattTTTTACCTActaagtttgtggacgccattataacgacacagatcactctgcctattcatgccagagtcctgcggaaaaagtgattgacaggtggtaatctgtgtgtaacttatctttatttatttataattttgttttgggtaaaacaaagaccacgcgggtcaggtagttgaaatggtaggctacaaataattaattcattatggattaattaattatttataaataatgtattcaccgccgcctacgacgacgatgccatcgtccatcgcgatgtttccaATTAGACATCGTGCGATGCCAAATTGTTCGACAATCTAATGTGCTCCAAATACAGTGAAaacattcacatttagaagatataaacatccaaagcttgcagtttgtcacttgaTCTCACCCacactcactggcagagctgtaacaaaacgctattggctgttttttaaaaaggggaggagctactgtatgtccggccctgtcttcatgtttcggtTGATATAATGTCATAGAacgaaaaaataaaaagaacattTCAATGCACTCCATGGGACCATTAAAGTAGTACCTGGTGTGCTGCTGTAGGTGTGAGAGCTGGCGAAAGGATTTCTCGCAGTAGGAGCAGTGATACGGCTTGACGCCCAGGTGGATGCGCAGGTGTTGCGCCAGGTACGAGGCGTTGGCGAAGGTCTTGGTGCAGTGAGGGCACTTGTGTGGCTTTGCTTCTGTGTGGGACTTGGAGTGTATCTGCATGTCTGACTTGGAGAAGAACGTCAGCGGACACACTTTACATCTGCAGGAGAAAATGCaaaattacaacatttaaaaCCTATGACATAGTATTATTGGAATGAttatataatgtttgtttttttgtaaaaaaacccaaaacattttattagaaAATTCGCAATTACAATTTTTTCCCTGTATACAGCCCTACTTTACATCTAGGGCTAGGTGATATGGGCAAAATATTGTCAtgatatattttttccatattaCACAATATTGaatcacaatatttatttattcttaatgaAAAGGAAAATGCTTTCTATGAACAACTTTTTTGGTTATTTGTTGGTTTTAGAAATTCTGTAAATTCCCCACTGCCTCCGGTGGGCAGTAGCACAcaccgaaatgagacgcagatttagTTTCAAATGAgctggttattaattagcaaataataagtgagcaggttacattgtaaccccgtgttaTAAGAATaagctacgtgatgagatttgcagtgatgagcaatttggctgcttgcaccagacgaaacacgacagaaatttaaatacagccattcagaagcacagaatatgcacttacTCATGAAAGTGAaggtttttaatctaattaacacGTAattaacctctttaacattattaaatgttcatgctgaatcactgatatgtgttggttttgattCACAgatctaaagtttaatttcaaacggtttattttattttccagatctgaggtgaactatctgctgctgctttcagtatatggcaataaatgtcatgtaaaatggctttcaaactaacattattagcatttaacactgaataaagcacacgagGTATAGCTGAGCTGATcaatgtcagttttctgttgttctgcCATTTCCaaaatatcaattcgaggtgttgattagaacaaaaactccttttaatatgaaaatattccttgtattgtgtgccattgcttttatttctaacacagtttaaatcagcccttaggctcgatcgtcagagtcgctcctgttggtcctcaatctggcaacctgcgcttgcatttgttttgaaccaggaatgcaatacctagtttaaccactgggtgtcaaacttgcatactgcacctttaatataaattttttgtgTCCGATAAGAAtcgtaaacattaaaatataaattaaaaatatctgGCCTGCTTGTTATTCCTtaaaatgatgattattattttattacattattatttattaatattagagtaCTACTTTAAGTAATACTTTTCAGTATGAAATATTATATTCAATTTTAATGTATAGTCAATTTCTTGAAGTGAAATCAAGCTGGTTGCATTAAAGAACTTTTCATTTCGGTGTGTATTATGGCAAGTATTCTCAAATTAAAAAGGGGTAAAGTGACTCTCAAGACGAAGTTCTTCTGGACTGCATTAATATTTCAGGATGCAACATTGCATTACCACAGTATAAGCAATTAATTTATCAGCTGATGCATTTCCTGAGAATTGTTCCCATGACTTTCCATTGCATGCTCTACtgattaaccctcctgttgtcttTTAATTCTGTATGCACCATTCACCCTTCAGGTCAAAAATTACCTGCGTGtactaaacctctaaaataaagcagcaaaagtggatttcaatacttaaatatattttgcatgaagaaacaacCTCATGTTCATCACAAACTCTGTCAATGTGTAgtagacacacaaaaaaattgtacattcttattgtgtgtgtgtgtgtgtgattgtgtgaaaCAGTAGTTTTTGTGGTCTAAAAATGGTAGCTGCCAACTGAAGGACAGCTGTTGTACCCCCAATGTGTAAACAGCTCACCAATCTTCAAgataataaaacattgtttatgtTTAACCCATGagtcaacaggagggttaagatgttttgacataatttttgTACCCAAATGAAATGCATGCCATACATATATTGCAATATGGCCGAAAATCTCATGTTTATTTAAACACCAATCATCATGTTGTAATTTCCTGAACTCGCACCTGTAGGTTTTGCCCTCTTTAGCAGTGATGCTAACAGCTGACTGTTCAGCTCCAGAGGCCAGTATTGGATAAGGAACTACTAATAGCGGCCCAGATGTGTTTTCAGCCTTGATCTTTTTGCGTCCTCGTCCTATGCTCTTCATCGGAGGCCCCATCAGCGCTCCACTGTTTTTCAGAGCCTCCATCCCCGGGCCTCCAGTCAGTCCTGAGAGGAGGTTTGCAGTGGGAATGCCCTGACGGGACTGACCGCCGATTGTCGGAGAGGTCGGGGTGCTCGGCGTCACACTCTCCGATGTGTTGTGATTGGCATTTCGAGAAGACGCTAGCGACAGGCCTGAAAATAACAGATAGTAGCTGTGATTAGCACAAGTCATTTTACAGTTTTAGAGAAAGCATTTTTCCTCTCCAATTAGTGCACTacttttgtaatgtttttcaatgtaaaccatatctgtcaacattgggatgtgaaaatatcCCAATCCCTGTCCCCcctaactaaattaataaatcttTTCATCTGGAcccgtttcattgtaaataaacaattgaaacggtcagtaatatgtttttattacttttattattatttacaaaggatagaatagtatacattagaaaaagtTAAAGTTAAGCCTATTAaaataatagctattataaagaaattgaatcaagttatcaaatctcattaaccttttcttcactgtataattgaaacattctgattaaagagcagcgaactaatctcttatttagattttgcatttgattacattaaataatagaGGTGTCACTTTGAAATTGCACAGATctgtaatgaaagcattcgattgctttccaaactgtttatgctcatttaatacaaaatttgttgtgtttaaaagaaccCACTGTGATCGACacgtttagatattattattattattattattattggtatatGTCTGCTCAAACATGCACCAAAACCCAGAGTATCCACTTTCCCCACCGCTTTAAATCAAGTGTACAGAATCCGTTAGGGAAACAGTGTCTATTGATCCCTTTGGAGTGCATCTGACAGTCACacaccgctacatgaactgactgttttgaggattgcataggacgGTCGCCTGTAATGGAAATAAAGGGAATCCTgccgttttttatatttatttcaatgtgtttttaTGCCTGAATAAGATGAAAGCAaaaaacagattcacatttaagagcaaggggcgtcccctggtggttcggtggtatgggttgggtatagggaggatcggctctctAATGTTTaatgccacccttcatagaaagattaaaaataccagagaaatacgggaaaatacctttatgggatgatagcaggatagaattgtaaaatactggagaatcctgggaaaaacctgagggttgacaggtatgatgtaAACACACGGTTGACAGATGTGTGTGACCGTCATGCTTGCGTCTTTTGAAGCCATGTGCTTTTTGACGTTGTATCAAGTTAAAAGATCTTCAACTTTTACATGCATGGCAGCTCATCACTGTTACTTCCATAGCAttgaaccaatcagaagagctcgaAGGTGGGGCAACCGTTACTAGTTTATGTTTACAGGGGCTCAGTGGATGTCCGGATACCCTCGTGCTTTAtgctgtgctttttttttcaaaccattttttTGGAAGCAAAGATGCTTTCTGTGTGAGTGAGCCCTTGGAAGGGTTAAATATGTTCACTTGGAAGGGTTAAATACCGGGTACAATTTCCAAGTATGGGTTACTGTACCTGGTCACACATCACTTTACCtttcacataaaataaatatgttcattCCACAAGATTTGGATTTAACCATTAGTTTCATATGAAATCATTTGCAtgtcaacaaatatctttatgtgTGTTTGAGATTAACTATATCAACTGAGGGGGCGCTCGAGAGCACCGAATGGAGTAGACGTAGTTTGAGGAGCTCCTCCAAAACCTCGAAAAAACAGCTTAATTTAATCATAATCAAAACGAAACGACACATTTTTAAGCTTGAAGTCAAGATGACGAAACCTAAAACGAAGAAATGTGATCAACCAGCCAATGCAGACGAACAATCAATGGAGAAACAAATTCTGACTGAACAAGCGGCTAGTGCTGTCAACGACGAGACCACGGCCTTATCCCCAATCTTGGCAGCAATCCAAACATCTATTCAAGCTATGGATAAGTCGATGAATGACAGATTTAACTCTATCGAAATAACTTTGTCGCAAATGCAAGCATCGCTTACCGAAACTAACTCCCGTATCTCCGATCTCGAGGGCGCGAGAGTTGAGCATGACAACCGCATTTCTGAGTTAGAAACTCTCTGCAAGGATATCGTGGCTGCCAACAAAGCCCTATACGTCAAGCTTGATGATCTGGAGGGCCGCTCCCGTCGGCAAAATATTAAAATTGCGGGGCTACAAGAGAAAATTGAAAACGGTCGCCCAACGGAATTTGTGGAGAAGTTGATACCGGCCGTCCTGGGAGACCAAAACTTTCCATCGGGAGTAAAAGTGGATCGCGCACATCGTATTGGACCCCTGCCAGCCAAAGGATGCCGCCCTCGGATGCTAATAGCAAGAATCCATCATTTCCCAGTTAAAGAACTAATCCTGAAATTGTCACGACAGCAATCGCCTCTACAGTTTGAGGGTATGCAGATCTCTATATATCCTGATTTGACAGCGGAGGTCATGTCGCAACGCCGAAGCTTTGACggcgttaaaaagaaattaaaggaGGCTGGTATCAGATATGGACTACTGTTCCCCGCGCGTCTGATTGTCACTCAAGGATCGGAAAAGAGGATCTTTAATTCAGTCGAGGACGCCGAAGCATTCGCCAATACAATCATCACCACATCTTGACTTCATCTTACACACGTACACTTGACAATTTCACAGTTGCTGCAAGTGTATTGAGCCGGTGAGTATAGACTTCTCACACCGCTGGCCCGGGCTCTCGATGCAGTAAGGCGAAGACTATTACAAGCGCCCGCGCCTACCAATACAACCAAGACATTTGACTCTAACGTTAtatcgaaaaaaaaaactctctttcAGGATTATGGCTCGGACATTTTGTTATACCAGTGTTCGTTAGTTATTGTTGACTTGTTCACTAGTTTTGTTAATTGTATCAGTCGAGGGTAACGAGGAgccgtttattattattctttttttttctcctttttttcccCGACGGTTAAGTTTATTGCAGTTTATAAGTGTCCTTATAGCTCCTTAGGAAGCCTGGTAGCTCCACGGTTCATATGGGGGTTGTATTCTCTACTCCGCTTCATTTGGGGAAGCGGATAAAGGAGAGGGAGGGTGGGAGGGTGCTGGGGTTTTTCCTTTTTCATATGTGtatgttaaatgttttatgttttgtcttCATTGTAATATCTCCAGTTCCATACAATTATCTAAAAATCCAAGCTCACCTGTACTACCATATAATATGCAGTCCTCAAACTGTAATGTTACCTTAGCCAGCTGGAATGTGCGAGGCATTAATAACTGGGTTAAAAGGTTCAAAGTCTTTTCTTATTTGAAGTCAATATCTGCTGACATCATATTTTTGCAAGAAACACATATTAAGCATAATGAACAAAGACTTCTTAGATCTAATTGGGTTTCACAGGTGTTCCAGTCTACGTTTTCATGCAGGGCTAGAGGAGTGGCCATTTTGCTCCGCAAAACAATACCTTTTAAGCATATATCTACCATCAGTGATCCAAATGGTCGATATGTTATAGTCTCTGGTTTAATTTTTTCTGTACATGTTACATTATTGAATCTATATGGACCAAATTATGATGACCCATCCTTTTTCCGTAAAGTTTTTAATCTTGTCCCTAATTTATCTAACACACATTTAATAATCGGTGGCGACTTTAATCTGGTTTTAGATCCCACCCTGGACAGGACTCCTGCACGTCCTGTGGACCACTTTCCTAACTCTACTACcaccttaaaagaattaattaactcatttgatTTAGTTGATGTTTGGAGGTTGAATTACCCGACCGATAGACAATATACATTTTTCTCTAACGTTCATAGCTCATATTCCAGAATAGATTTCTTCCTGGTCGACCACAAGGCTGCTTCATGTGTAACTGCAATTAAGCACCACAACAGAATAATCTCAGATCATTCTGCAGTGACCATTTCTCTTGACCTTTTTGAAATTAAGCCCAATTATAGCTGGCGATTCAGTCCTACATTACTCTTTGATCCTCATTTTTCTCAACACGTAACAGAATGGTTGGATGAGTATCTTATGTTTAACGATACAGGGGAAGTATCCGATTCAACACTGTGGGAGGCACTTAAGGCGGTATTAAGGGGATACATAATTTCATATGAATCTAGcctaaaaaaacaaaggaaaaaatcCCTGTCAGTAATTGAAGCTCGTCTTAATCAGCTTGAACACTTACATGTGGACTCAGCAGATCCTGAGGTTCTCAAAGAAATTGCAGCATTAAAACTAGAGTATAATAAAATTTTTTCAGACCAAGTCAGTAATATgctattaaaaataaagcaaaagcaaTTTGAGCTGGGAGACAAACCAGATAGGCTGCTCGCGCGTCAGTTAAGGAGTATTCAAGCTAATAGAGCCATTCACCAAATTAGGAAGGAGGATGGAACCCTAACAACAAATCCCAGTGACATAAATAAACGTTTTAAGGAATTTTATGAGGCCTTGTATGAATCTCGAGCTTCCACTGAGCCTACAGCCCTTTCCCACTTTCTTCAATCACTACACCTCCCCAAATTAGATGAAGCAGATCGAGATGCCCTTAACACAGAGATAACTTTAGATGAAATATTTGAAGCCATTGCATCTTTCCCTAGCGGTAAGGCTGCCGGACCTGACGGCTTTGGAATTGAATTTTATAAGAAATATTCTCAAAAGCTTGCCCCATTGATGCTGAGATTATTTAATCATTCTATTGAAAATCAGGAATTTCCACAGTCAATGTATAATGCAAATATTTCACTAATTCTTAAAAAAGGAAAAGATGAAACAGATCCAGCATCATATCGCCCCATAGCCCTTTTAAATTCAGATCTGAAAATTTTTACTAAGATCCttgcaaacagattaaataaatgcatagcaAAAATTATTCATCCTGATCAGACCGGTTTCATTCCTGGGCGCTTTTCATTCTTTAATGTAAGACgtttaatgaacattttatacTCAAAACACGATTCTGCTTCAAATGTCGCCATCTTATCCCTGGACGCCGAAAAGGCGTTTGACCAAATTGAATGGAACTATATTATTGCAGTGCTTCAGGAGTTCGATCTGGGAGAATCATTCTCTTGCTGGGTGAAAATGCTTTATGCCAAACCTAGGGCTTCGGTGCTCACTAATTTTGATAAATCTTCACAATTTGCATTGCATAGAGGCACTAGACAGGGGTGCCCACTCTCACCCCTGCTTTTTGCCATAGCTATAGAACCCCTTGCGACTGCTATTAGAAACAACCCACTTATCTTTTCACCTAAGATAGGCCAATTAGACCATCACATATCACTTTATGCTGATGACATTATCCTCTACCTACTCGATCCAGAACAATCCATCCCACCCCTGTTAGATTTATTGAAAACTTTTGGAAAGTTCTCTGGTTACTCTGTGAATTGGCAAAAAAGTGAACTCATGCTTGTATCTGACAAGACTAACCTAAGCTTTTTACAGAACCTACCTTTTAAAATAGCAGCAGACAGTTTGAAATACTTGGGGGTTATCATACCGAAAAAATCAAATGATATCTACGAATTAAATTATTTAGCTATGTTAGAGAGCTTAAAGCTTAATATAGAAAGTTGGAGAACCCTTCCGCTGTCTATGGTAGGACGTGTGAATGCAATCAAAATGGTAACATTGCCAAGATTTCTATATCTTTTCCAAAACCTTCCAATTCTTTTGCCCAAAAAGTTCTTTAAAACTCTCGATTCGATCGTGTTACCATTTGTGTGGGGCTTTAAAGCGCACCGCATCTCCAAACTACATGTATGTAAACCCAGATTGCAGGGCGGATTAGGCCTGCCAAACTTCCAGTATTATTACTGGGCTGCGAACTGCAGAGCCTTATCCTACTGGAAAAAATCTCATCCTGCAGGGTCTGCAGGTGACATTTCATCTTGGCTCACCATCGAGCAGAGTGTTACAAACCACTCTCTTTCTTCTCTACTTTTTGCGGCGCCCTCACCATCGATAAAAGTAGTCAACACAAACTTTATACTTAGCAGCTCTTTCAAAATATGGTGTCAGATCCGGAAAGCATTTAAGTTGCCACCTACCACATTGTCCACCCCTATTGCTCATAATCACGCCTTTAAGCCATCACTCAATGACTCCACATTTTCAGTTTGGTCCAGTAAAGGAATGGTCACTGTAAAAGACTTGTACATGGATGGAAAATTTGCTACATTCCCTCAGCTGAAACAAAAATTTGATCTTTTACCATCACATTTTTTTAGATATCTACAGCTGAGAAACTATGTTCGTACATCTATCCCCCACTTTGAACTATTAGCAGATGAACATGATGTATATAAATTACTTTCTGCCTCTCCTGATGCCTCTAATTTGATTTCCcattttatagacatttttaatGATCAGTTTGACATATCGACCTTGTATTTGAAAGATTCCTGGGAGAAAGATTTAGGCATTCAAATTACCAATGAGGACTGGGAAAAGTCTGTCAAGGTCATAAATTCATGTTCTATTAACTCCAGACATCAACTAATCCAATATAAAGTAGTACATCGGCTTCATTATTCTAGGGTTAAACTTAATAAATTCTACCCCTCCATTTCCtctaaatgtaacaaatgtgaaTCTGCGGAAGGCTCTTTAGGACATCTTTTTTGGTCATGCCCAAAACTTTTTGAGTTTTGGAGCGAAATTTTCAACTTCTACTCTGAGGCTTATTCTTGTGACCTTGCCCCTGATCCAGCAATCGCTGTTTTTGGTTGGTCTGACTCACTTCGTGGGTttagtcatcaaattaaaaaagctgttCAATATGGAATGGTGTtagctaaaaaaattattctttatttatggaaaaagccatcaaaaccactttttaaatcctggctttTAGAACTCTCTAccactttacatttagagaggctaagacacaatctttctgataaCATTGCCCGCTTTgaagccacctggaaacccttttttaattatttatcaaatgcccaggataacagtttaaaggtataacCCTGTTATCATCTAcaagatcaccatattgcctgCGCCCACTGGCCTAGATATAAATGTGCAACATTGTTGACCCATGTATAATATTGGAGGAACTGGTGTAATAatggtttaaaatcttttttttttctgtcctttttttttttttttttccccgttgcttctgttttgtctttataATCGTTATTGTTTTCTGTATCGCTCTGTGttgttataagaaaataaaaatataatattcaaaactatatcaactatccctttaatgcacaacagaaaaaacaaaactgcataaCAATAATTAACATGCATGATATATATACCTGATAGATGATTCGCTCTTGATGGCTGGTCTATGATTTGCCGCAAATGCCAGTCTTCCCACAAACCTCTTGCTTTAATGGCAGTCTTGTCGTCTAGATTCAGGTTGACGTCACCCAGAATACGACCTTTGCACAGTAGACATATACTGATATTTACTAATACAATACGCTGTGATAATGACCATGcatgggggggggggttaaatTCTGTCGACAATTacttatttaaacttttagaaaGCATTTGAAGAATTCAGATTGTTGTTCATCACATGCATAAAGACTTAataggcaatttatttattttcacatgctAATTTGCTATACAACATGCCCACAATTGTGACAAAAAAAATTcagaatgaaaataacactgacagattttgctttagaaaccacctaaagttactaataatggcacatcttattagtgatcatgtgctgaaagttaatccaccatttacacttttccaagagtggataaaagacttccattggcttcaagtctgctatgaaaataactaaagccattcactggaaagtctgtgggacggggtTTGCAGGTAACTGCGTTTggcactgaatctacacattttaagcgtgAGAGGTACTgtataatccttcatttaatcctcacgatgctgtcagccgtgcaagcggcagctatatgtaaaatttaacacagctcatgaaaagactgttattgctattaagattacatgcaaataataagttatatatcaatataaatgtgGGGCGGGGCGATGGATCGCGATGTTGAGTGAGGCCTATTGGTCATCGGCCCAACcctacttagaatttttgtcttgtttctagtccaaagatctacatttcaaagcaaaaagatCATTTTACTACCCCATTGgtagataattttgcttgtttttaggaAAAACATGGTCaaagcaaaacaatatttttacttgatctaagaattttcagatatttggataAAGCAAAGTATGaaaagcatttcaagagttcccacttagatatgcttggcgtataaagcaggtttggcatgctgtcccgggagagaaccctgagctcggagatatttgagcccagggctcccgcccggtcgataagcatatcaggagatccgagatcaggtaggtctcgagagctccccctttagaaaagggaggaaaaggaggagatggggtggaaggggggattcttccaaacgaagatagaaacagtagggagaaaatgatccatttatagtagactaggatcactctgattggattattactgattacagatgagtggccagccgtgctcaatcatatcacgtgctcctctcgaaattagtttatgaaacttcacttgtttTCCATCgtgattattacatttttgtacttgaatactgtcaGACTTccaagaaaaccatcaaatagtgctattcaatccatcttgtgaaactgtatcgcaatatttatcacagagaaaaaaataaataatcacaataTCAGACTTTTCCAACACCCTCAACATTGcgtatcctgcgatgtgactattgcggactcACAcaatgcgatatcgatgctgaaaccatatctTGTGCAGGCTTAGTTTCAGTGTTGATGTGTGATTGATGCAGTGGAGGACTGACCTGTGACACTGCTGGAAGCGGGCCGTGCATGCAGGGCGATGTCGGGCTGGGATGTCCCATGAGCATGAAGCCCTGGCATCTGCTGTAGTTTGGGTGTTGCTATATTGTGCTGCCCGCCATCTGTGCCCGCTGATGGAACCAGTAAGGGCTGCTGGGAAGGGACTGAAGTGGGCTGCAGGTGTGGAGGTCTGATTTTCTCCGCCATGAGCTGCTCCTTGATCTTGTTGATCAGCACAAGGTTGTCCAACTGGGAGAAACAAGGGGAAAAATATGAGAAGGCTTCTGTTTCTAGTGACATGACGAGCCGATGGAGTCTGCTGTACACTGAAAATgtggttcattggatttacaactatttttaagctaagtggttgcaaactatttatatggactgacttttaaacaaacaaatgaagttgaacattgctaaatttaagttatgtttaagttaagttcagCTAAGTTTAAGTTCAAGCgcatattaattgtttgcaaccgcttaccttaatttaattaaatttgataaataatttttttcaatgtatcATACTTCATTCACAGAATTTAAGGCCTCTAAACTGTCAATATGATCTAAACATTTgtgaaaaataaagttttatgaTCTCAGTTTGCTGATAGTTTGTCCATATTAGCAAGAGAAAATCCCTCAGCTTCTTGTTCATATTAACTTTTATATTTTTGGTCTTATTTCAAGATGAACACTTACTGGACAGAAGCAGgtttacatacaaaataaatgttaatcgCTCAGTCATTATCATTTCACTAAGACATATTATTGGGAGATATAACatgataaaactgattttatatacattttatttaatgctttttattagggctg contains the following coding sequences:
- the znf362a gene encoding zinc finger protein 362a, which encodes MAEPRFNNPYFWPPPPSIPGQLDNLVLINKIKEQLMAEKIRPPHLQPTSVPSQQPLLVPSAGTDGGQHNIATPKLQQMPGLHAHGTSQPDIALHARPASSSVTGRILGDVNLNLDDKTAIKARGLWEDWHLRQIIDQPSRANHLSGLSLASSRNANHNTSESVTPSTPTSPTIGGQSRQGIPTANLLSGLTGGPGMEALKNSGALMGPPMKSIGRGRKKIKAENTSGPLLVVPYPILASGAEQSAVSITAKEGKTYRCKVCPLTFFSKSDMQIHSKSHTEAKPHKCPHCTKTFANASYLAQHLRIHLGVKPYHCSYCEKSFRQLSHLQQHTRIHTGDRPYKCLQPGCEKAFTQLSNLQSHQRSHNKDKPYKCSNCYRAYSDSASLQIHLSAHAIKNAKAYCCSMCGRAYTSETYLMKHMSKHTVVEHLVSQQSPPRAESPSVPVRISLI